A DNA window from Phoenix dactylifera cultivar Barhee BC4 unplaced genomic scaffold, palm_55x_up_171113_PBpolish2nd_filt_p 001398F, whole genome shotgun sequence contains the following coding sequences:
- the LOC103703881 gene encoding putative HVA22-like protein g isoform X6, protein MMGSFVTRALVLVLGYAYPAYECFKAVELNKPEVEQLIFWCQYWYVLVACRWKDFIFNPIFWSLVGLKGDLSILIHFSRILVAALTVFERVGESFISWVPMYNEAKLASFVYLWYPKTKGTTYVYETFFRPYVAKHENEIDRNLLELRTRAGDIVALYWQKTASYGQTRLFEVLQYIASQSPSQSSRSHPVQQPRQIRRMASTTAARQQTVSQEHQQQTCAPSNPTKRQLQEPAPLVAQPPASPAGDGEAMQVEVANAASKEDTNPPSQETPMEEAIRMTRGRLRKRAAAAGPSIR, encoded by the exons ATGATGGGAAGTTTTGTTACAAGAGCCTTGGT ATTGGTCCTTGGCTATGCTTATCCGGCCTATGAATGCTTCAAAGCTGTGGAGTTGAACAAGCCAGAGGTTGAACAGCTGATATTCTGGTGTCAGTATTGGTACGTTCTTGTTGCTTGTCGGTGGAAAGATTTTATTTTCAATCCTATCTTCTGGTCACTTGTGGGACTAAAAGGAGACCTTTCGATTTTAATTCATTTTTCTAGGATTTTAGTTGCTGCACTGACCGTCTTTGAGAGGGTTGGAGAATCTTTTATTTCATG GGTACCAATGTACAACGAGGCAAAGCTGGCATCCTTTGTATATCTTTGGTACCCAAAAACAAAG GGAACCACATATGTCTATGAAACTTTCTTTCGGCCATATGTTGCAAAGCATGAGAATGAAATAGATCGTAACTTACTTGAGCTGAGAACGAGAGCTGGGGATATTGTTGCCCTTTATTGGCAAAAGACTGCAAGCTATGGCCAGACAAGGCTTTTTGAAGTCTTACAGTACATTGCTTCGCAGTCACCCTCGCAGTCATCGAGATCACACCCTGTCCAG CAGCCTCGGCAGATCCGCCGAATGGCATCTACGACGGCTGCTCGCCAACAAACAGTCTCACAAGAGCATCAACAGCAAACATGTGCACCATCCAACCCCACTAAGAGGCAGTTGCAAGAACCAGCCCCTCTGGTTGCCCAGCCGCCAGCCTCA CCAGCAGGTGATGGAGAAGCAATGCAGGTAGAAGTGGCCAATGCTGCATCCAAAGAAGACACAAATCCTCCCTCACAAGAGACTCCCATGGAAGAGGCAATCCGCATGACCCGTGGCAGGTTGAGAAAAAGAGCTGCTGCTGCTGGTCCCTCAATTCGTTAG
- the LOC103703881 gene encoding HVA22-like protein i isoform X3 codes for MMGSFVTRALVLVLGYAYPAYECFKAVELNKPEVEQLIFWCQYWYVLVACRWKDFIFNPIFWSLVGLKGDLSILIHFSRILVAALTVFERVGESFISWVPMYNEAKLASFVYLWYPKTKGTTYVYETFFRPYVAKHENEIDRNLLELRTRAGDIVALYWQKTASYGQTRLFEVLQYIASQSPSQSSRSHPVQPRQIRRMASTTAARQQTVSQEHQQQTCAPSNPTKRQLQEPAPLVAQPPASPALTSLPSSEVTALPTPAGDGEAMQVEVANAASKEDTNPPSQETPMEEAIRMTRGRLRKRAAAAGPSIR; via the exons ATGATGGGAAGTTTTGTTACAAGAGCCTTGGT ATTGGTCCTTGGCTATGCTTATCCGGCCTATGAATGCTTCAAAGCTGTGGAGTTGAACAAGCCAGAGGTTGAACAGCTGATATTCTGGTGTCAGTATTGGTACGTTCTTGTTGCTTGTCGGTGGAAAGATTTTATTTTCAATCCTATCTTCTGGTCACTTGTGGGACTAAAAGGAGACCTTTCGATTTTAATTCATTTTTCTAGGATTTTAGTTGCTGCACTGACCGTCTTTGAGAGGGTTGGAGAATCTTTTATTTCATG GGTACCAATGTACAACGAGGCAAAGCTGGCATCCTTTGTATATCTTTGGTACCCAAAAACAAAG GGAACCACATATGTCTATGAAACTTTCTTTCGGCCATATGTTGCAAAGCATGAGAATGAAATAGATCGTAACTTACTTGAGCTGAGAACGAGAGCTGGGGATATTGTTGCCCTTTATTGGCAAAAGACTGCAAGCTATGGCCAGACAAGGCTTTTTGAAGTCTTACAGTACATTGCTTCGCAGTCACCCTCGCAGTCATCGAGATCACACCCTGTCCAG CCTCGGCAGATCCGCCGAATGGCATCTACGACGGCTGCTCGCCAACAAACAGTCTCACAAGAGCATCAACAGCAAACATGTGCACCATCCAACCCCACTAAGAGGCAGTTGCAAGAACCAGCCCCTCTGGTTGCCCAGCCGCCAGCCTCACCAGCACTTACCAGCTTGCCTAGTTCTGAAGTCACCGCTCTTCCTACTCCAGCAGGTGATGGAGAAGCAATGCAGGTAGAAGTGGCCAATGCTGCATCCAAAGAAGACACAAATCCTCCCTCACAAGAGACTCCCATGGAAGAGGCAATCCGCATGACCCGTGGCAGGTTGAGAAAAAGAGCTGCTGCTGCTGGTCCCTCAATTCGTTAG
- the LOC103703881 gene encoding HVA22-like protein i isoform X1 has translation MMGSFVTRALVLVLGYAYPAYECFKAVELNKPEVEQLIFWCQYWYVLVACRWKDFIFNPIFWSLVGLKGDLSILIHFSRILVAALTVFERVGESFISWVPMYNEAKLASFVYLWYPKTKGTTYVYETFFRPYVAKHENEIDRNLLELRTRAGDIVALYWQKTASYGQTRLFEVLQYIASQSPSQSSRSHPVQQCQQPRQIRRMASTTAARQQTVSQEHQQQTCAPSNPTKRQLQEPAPLVAQPPASPALTSLPSSEVTALPTPAGDGEAMQVEVANAASKEDTNPPSQETPMEEAIRMTRGRLRKRAAAAGPSIR, from the exons ATGATGGGAAGTTTTGTTACAAGAGCCTTGGT ATTGGTCCTTGGCTATGCTTATCCGGCCTATGAATGCTTCAAAGCTGTGGAGTTGAACAAGCCAGAGGTTGAACAGCTGATATTCTGGTGTCAGTATTGGTACGTTCTTGTTGCTTGTCGGTGGAAAGATTTTATTTTCAATCCTATCTTCTGGTCACTTGTGGGACTAAAAGGAGACCTTTCGATTTTAATTCATTTTTCTAGGATTTTAGTTGCTGCACTGACCGTCTTTGAGAGGGTTGGAGAATCTTTTATTTCATG GGTACCAATGTACAACGAGGCAAAGCTGGCATCCTTTGTATATCTTTGGTACCCAAAAACAAAG GGAACCACATATGTCTATGAAACTTTCTTTCGGCCATATGTTGCAAAGCATGAGAATGAAATAGATCGTAACTTACTTGAGCTGAGAACGAGAGCTGGGGATATTGTTGCCCTTTATTGGCAAAAGACTGCAAGCTATGGCCAGACAAGGCTTTTTGAAGTCTTACAGTACATTGCTTCGCAGTCACCCTCGCAGTCATCGAGATCACACCCTGTCCAG CAATGCCAGCAGCCTCGGCAGATCCGCCGAATGGCATCTACGACGGCTGCTCGCCAACAAACAGTCTCACAAGAGCATCAACAGCAAACATGTGCACCATCCAACCCCACTAAGAGGCAGTTGCAAGAACCAGCCCCTCTGGTTGCCCAGCCGCCAGCCTCACCAGCACTTACCAGCTTGCCTAGTTCTGAAGTCACCGCTCTTCCTACTCCAGCAGGTGATGGAGAAGCAATGCAGGTAGAAGTGGCCAATGCTGCATCCAAAGAAGACACAAATCCTCCCTCACAAGAGACTCCCATGGAAGAGGCAATCCGCATGACCCGTGGCAGGTTGAGAAAAAGAGCTGCTGCTGCTGGTCCCTCAATTCGTTAG
- the LOC103703881 gene encoding HVA22-like protein i isoform X4, whose protein sequence is MMGSFVTRALVLVLGYAYPAYECFKAVELNKPEVEQLIFWCQYWYVLVACRWKDFIFNPIFWSLVGLKGDLSILIHFSRILVAALTVFERVGESFISWVPMYNEAKLASFVYLWYPKTKGTTYVYETFFRPYVAKHENEIDRNLLELRTRAGDIVALYWQKTASYGQTRLFEVLQYIASQSPSQSSRSHPVQIRRMASTTAARQQTVSQEHQQQTCAPSNPTKRQLQEPAPLVAQPPASPALTSLPSSEVTALPTPAGDGEAMQVEVANAASKEDTNPPSQETPMEEAIRMTRGRLRKRAAAAGPSIR, encoded by the exons ATGATGGGAAGTTTTGTTACAAGAGCCTTGGT ATTGGTCCTTGGCTATGCTTATCCGGCCTATGAATGCTTCAAAGCTGTGGAGTTGAACAAGCCAGAGGTTGAACAGCTGATATTCTGGTGTCAGTATTGGTACGTTCTTGTTGCTTGTCGGTGGAAAGATTTTATTTTCAATCCTATCTTCTGGTCACTTGTGGGACTAAAAGGAGACCTTTCGATTTTAATTCATTTTTCTAGGATTTTAGTTGCTGCACTGACCGTCTTTGAGAGGGTTGGAGAATCTTTTATTTCATG GGTACCAATGTACAACGAGGCAAAGCTGGCATCCTTTGTATATCTTTGGTACCCAAAAACAAAG GGAACCACATATGTCTATGAAACTTTCTTTCGGCCATATGTTGCAAAGCATGAGAATGAAATAGATCGTAACTTACTTGAGCTGAGAACGAGAGCTGGGGATATTGTTGCCCTTTATTGGCAAAAGACTGCAAGCTATGGCCAGACAAGGCTTTTTGAAGTCTTACAGTACATTGCTTCGCAGTCACCCTCGCAGTCATCGAGATCACACCCTGTCCAG ATCCGCCGAATGGCATCTACGACGGCTGCTCGCCAACAAACAGTCTCACAAGAGCATCAACAGCAAACATGTGCACCATCCAACCCCACTAAGAGGCAGTTGCAAGAACCAGCCCCTCTGGTTGCCCAGCCGCCAGCCTCACCAGCACTTACCAGCTTGCCTAGTTCTGAAGTCACCGCTCTTCCTACTCCAGCAGGTGATGGAGAAGCAATGCAGGTAGAAGTGGCCAATGCTGCATCCAAAGAAGACACAAATCCTCCCTCACAAGAGACTCCCATGGAAGAGGCAATCCGCATGACCCGTGGCAGGTTGAGAAAAAGAGCTGCTGCTGCTGGTCCCTCAATTCGTTAG
- the LOC103703881 gene encoding putative HVA22-like protein g isoform X10, which produces MMGSFVTRALVLVLGYAYPAYECFKAVELNKPEVEQLIFWCQYWILVAALTVFERVGESFISWVPMYNEAKLASFVYLWYPKTKGTTYVYETFFRPYVAKHENEIDRNLLELRTRAGDIVALYWQKTASYGQTRLFEVLQYIASQSPSQSSRSHPVQQPRQIRRMASTTAARQQTVSQEHQQQTCAPSNPTKRQLQEPAPLVAQPPASPALTSLPSSEVTALPTPAGDGEAMQVEVANAASKEDTNPPSQETPMEEAIRMTRGRLRKRAAAAGPSIR; this is translated from the exons ATGATGGGAAGTTTTGTTACAAGAGCCTTGGT ATTGGTCCTTGGCTATGCTTATCCGGCCTATGAATGCTTCAAAGCTGTGGAGTTGAACAAGCCAGAGGTTGAACAGCTGATATTCTGGTGTCAGTATTG GATTTTAGTTGCTGCACTGACCGTCTTTGAGAGGGTTGGAGAATCTTTTATTTCATG GGTACCAATGTACAACGAGGCAAAGCTGGCATCCTTTGTATATCTTTGGTACCCAAAAACAAAG GGAACCACATATGTCTATGAAACTTTCTTTCGGCCATATGTTGCAAAGCATGAGAATGAAATAGATCGTAACTTACTTGAGCTGAGAACGAGAGCTGGGGATATTGTTGCCCTTTATTGGCAAAAGACTGCAAGCTATGGCCAGACAAGGCTTTTTGAAGTCTTACAGTACATTGCTTCGCAGTCACCCTCGCAGTCATCGAGATCACACCCTGTCCAG CAGCCTCGGCAGATCCGCCGAATGGCATCTACGACGGCTGCTCGCCAACAAACAGTCTCACAAGAGCATCAACAGCAAACATGTGCACCATCCAACCCCACTAAGAGGCAGTTGCAAGAACCAGCCCCTCTGGTTGCCCAGCCGCCAGCCTCACCAGCACTTACCAGCTTGCCTAGTTCTGAAGTCACCGCTCTTCCTACTCCAGCAGGTGATGGAGAAGCAATGCAGGTAGAAGTGGCCAATGCTGCATCCAAAGAAGACACAAATCCTCCCTCACAAGAGACTCCCATGGAAGAGGCAATCCGCATGACCCGTGGCAGGTTGAGAAAAAGAGCTGCTGCTGCTGGTCCCTCAATTCGTTAG
- the LOC103703881 gene encoding putative HVA22-like protein g isoform X11, producing the protein MMGSFVTRALVLVLGYAYPAYECFKAVELNKPEVEQLIFWCQYWILVAALTVFERVGESFISWVPMYNEAKLASFVYLWYPKTKGTTYVYETFFRPYVAKHENEIDRNLLELRTRAGDIVALYWQKTASYGQTRLFEVLQYIASQSPSQSSRSHPVQPRQIRRMASTTAARQQTVSQEHQQQTCAPSNPTKRQLQEPAPLVAQPPASPALTSLPSSEVTALPTPAGDGEAMQVEVANAASKEDTNPPSQETPMEEAIRMTRGRLRKRAAAAGPSIR; encoded by the exons ATGATGGGAAGTTTTGTTACAAGAGCCTTGGT ATTGGTCCTTGGCTATGCTTATCCGGCCTATGAATGCTTCAAAGCTGTGGAGTTGAACAAGCCAGAGGTTGAACAGCTGATATTCTGGTGTCAGTATTG GATTTTAGTTGCTGCACTGACCGTCTTTGAGAGGGTTGGAGAATCTTTTATTTCATG GGTACCAATGTACAACGAGGCAAAGCTGGCATCCTTTGTATATCTTTGGTACCCAAAAACAAAG GGAACCACATATGTCTATGAAACTTTCTTTCGGCCATATGTTGCAAAGCATGAGAATGAAATAGATCGTAACTTACTTGAGCTGAGAACGAGAGCTGGGGATATTGTTGCCCTTTATTGGCAAAAGACTGCAAGCTATGGCCAGACAAGGCTTTTTGAAGTCTTACAGTACATTGCTTCGCAGTCACCCTCGCAGTCATCGAGATCACACCCTGTCCAG CCTCGGCAGATCCGCCGAATGGCATCTACGACGGCTGCTCGCCAACAAACAGTCTCACAAGAGCATCAACAGCAAACATGTGCACCATCCAACCCCACTAAGAGGCAGTTGCAAGAACCAGCCCCTCTGGTTGCCCAGCCGCCAGCCTCACCAGCACTTACCAGCTTGCCTAGTTCTGAAGTCACCGCTCTTCCTACTCCAGCAGGTGATGGAGAAGCAATGCAGGTAGAAGTGGCCAATGCTGCATCCAAAGAAGACACAAATCCTCCCTCACAAGAGACTCCCATGGAAGAGGCAATCCGCATGACCCGTGGCAGGTTGAGAAAAAGAGCTGCTGCTGCTGGTCCCTCAATTCGTTAG
- the LOC103703881 gene encoding putative HVA22-like protein g isoform X9 produces MMGSFVTRALVLVLGYAYPAYECFKAVELNKPEVEQLIFWCQYWILVAALTVFERVGESFISWVPMYNEAKLASFVYLWYPKTKGTTYVYETFFRPYVAKHENEIDRNLLELRTRAGDIVALYWQKTASYGQTRLFEVLQYIASQSPSQSSRSHPVQQCQQPRQIRRMASTTAARQQTVSQEHQQQTCAPSNPTKRQLQEPAPLVAQPPASPALTSLPSSEVTALPTPAGDGEAMQVEVANAASKEDTNPPSQETPMEEAIRMTRGRLRKRAAAAGPSIR; encoded by the exons ATGATGGGAAGTTTTGTTACAAGAGCCTTGGT ATTGGTCCTTGGCTATGCTTATCCGGCCTATGAATGCTTCAAAGCTGTGGAGTTGAACAAGCCAGAGGTTGAACAGCTGATATTCTGGTGTCAGTATTG GATTTTAGTTGCTGCACTGACCGTCTTTGAGAGGGTTGGAGAATCTTTTATTTCATG GGTACCAATGTACAACGAGGCAAAGCTGGCATCCTTTGTATATCTTTGGTACCCAAAAACAAAG GGAACCACATATGTCTATGAAACTTTCTTTCGGCCATATGTTGCAAAGCATGAGAATGAAATAGATCGTAACTTACTTGAGCTGAGAACGAGAGCTGGGGATATTGTTGCCCTTTATTGGCAAAAGACTGCAAGCTATGGCCAGACAAGGCTTTTTGAAGTCTTACAGTACATTGCTTCGCAGTCACCCTCGCAGTCATCGAGATCACACCCTGTCCAG CAATGCCAGCAGCCTCGGCAGATCCGCCGAATGGCATCTACGACGGCTGCTCGCCAACAAACAGTCTCACAAGAGCATCAACAGCAAACATGTGCACCATCCAACCCCACTAAGAGGCAGTTGCAAGAACCAGCCCCTCTGGTTGCCCAGCCGCCAGCCTCACCAGCACTTACCAGCTTGCCTAGTTCTGAAGTCACCGCTCTTCCTACTCCAGCAGGTGATGGAGAAGCAATGCAGGTAGAAGTGGCCAATGCTGCATCCAAAGAAGACACAAATCCTCCCTCACAAGAGACTCCCATGGAAGAGGCAATCCGCATGACCCGTGGCAGGTTGAGAAAAAGAGCTGCTGCTGCTGGTCCCTCAATTCGTTAG
- the LOC103703881 gene encoding putative HVA22-like protein g isoform X8, with protein MMGSFVTRALVLVLGYAYPAYECFKAVELNKPEVEQLIFWCQYWYVLVACRWKDFIFNPIFWSLVGLKGDLSILIHFSRILVAALTVFERVGESFISWVPMYNEAKLASFVYLWYPKTKGTTYVYETFFRPYVAKHENEIDRNLLELRTRAGDIVALYWQKTASYGQTRLFEVLQYIASQSPSQSSRSHPVQIRRMASTTAARQQTVSQEHQQQTCAPSNPTKRQLQEPAPLVAQPPASPAGDGEAMQVEVANAASKEDTNPPSQETPMEEAIRMTRGRLRKRAAAAGPSIR; from the exons ATGATGGGAAGTTTTGTTACAAGAGCCTTGGT ATTGGTCCTTGGCTATGCTTATCCGGCCTATGAATGCTTCAAAGCTGTGGAGTTGAACAAGCCAGAGGTTGAACAGCTGATATTCTGGTGTCAGTATTGGTACGTTCTTGTTGCTTGTCGGTGGAAAGATTTTATTTTCAATCCTATCTTCTGGTCACTTGTGGGACTAAAAGGAGACCTTTCGATTTTAATTCATTTTTCTAGGATTTTAGTTGCTGCACTGACCGTCTTTGAGAGGGTTGGAGAATCTTTTATTTCATG GGTACCAATGTACAACGAGGCAAAGCTGGCATCCTTTGTATATCTTTGGTACCCAAAAACAAAG GGAACCACATATGTCTATGAAACTTTCTTTCGGCCATATGTTGCAAAGCATGAGAATGAAATAGATCGTAACTTACTTGAGCTGAGAACGAGAGCTGGGGATATTGTTGCCCTTTATTGGCAAAAGACTGCAAGCTATGGCCAGACAAGGCTTTTTGAAGTCTTACAGTACATTGCTTCGCAGTCACCCTCGCAGTCATCGAGATCACACCCTGTCCAG ATCCGCCGAATGGCATCTACGACGGCTGCTCGCCAACAAACAGTCTCACAAGAGCATCAACAGCAAACATGTGCACCATCCAACCCCACTAAGAGGCAGTTGCAAGAACCAGCCCCTCTGGTTGCCCAGCCGCCAGCCTCA CCAGCAGGTGATGGAGAAGCAATGCAGGTAGAAGTGGCCAATGCTGCATCCAAAGAAGACACAAATCCTCCCTCACAAGAGACTCCCATGGAAGAGGCAATCCGCATGACCCGTGGCAGGTTGAGAAAAAGAGCTGCTGCTGCTGGTCCCTCAATTCGTTAG
- the LOC103703881 gene encoding HVA22-like protein i isoform X2, which produces MMGSFVTRALVLVLGYAYPAYECFKAVELNKPEVEQLIFWCQYWYVLVACRWKDFIFNPIFWSLVGLKGDLSILIHFSRILVAALTVFERVGESFISWVPMYNEAKLASFVYLWYPKTKGTTYVYETFFRPYVAKHENEIDRNLLELRTRAGDIVALYWQKTASYGQTRLFEVLQYIASQSPSQSSRSHPVQQPRQIRRMASTTAARQQTVSQEHQQQTCAPSNPTKRQLQEPAPLVAQPPASPALTSLPSSEVTALPTPAGDGEAMQVEVANAASKEDTNPPSQETPMEEAIRMTRGRLRKRAAAAGPSIR; this is translated from the exons ATGATGGGAAGTTTTGTTACAAGAGCCTTGGT ATTGGTCCTTGGCTATGCTTATCCGGCCTATGAATGCTTCAAAGCTGTGGAGTTGAACAAGCCAGAGGTTGAACAGCTGATATTCTGGTGTCAGTATTGGTACGTTCTTGTTGCTTGTCGGTGGAAAGATTTTATTTTCAATCCTATCTTCTGGTCACTTGTGGGACTAAAAGGAGACCTTTCGATTTTAATTCATTTTTCTAGGATTTTAGTTGCTGCACTGACCGTCTTTGAGAGGGTTGGAGAATCTTTTATTTCATG GGTACCAATGTACAACGAGGCAAAGCTGGCATCCTTTGTATATCTTTGGTACCCAAAAACAAAG GGAACCACATATGTCTATGAAACTTTCTTTCGGCCATATGTTGCAAAGCATGAGAATGAAATAGATCGTAACTTACTTGAGCTGAGAACGAGAGCTGGGGATATTGTTGCCCTTTATTGGCAAAAGACTGCAAGCTATGGCCAGACAAGGCTTTTTGAAGTCTTACAGTACATTGCTTCGCAGTCACCCTCGCAGTCATCGAGATCACACCCTGTCCAG CAGCCTCGGCAGATCCGCCGAATGGCATCTACGACGGCTGCTCGCCAACAAACAGTCTCACAAGAGCATCAACAGCAAACATGTGCACCATCCAACCCCACTAAGAGGCAGTTGCAAGAACCAGCCCCTCTGGTTGCCCAGCCGCCAGCCTCACCAGCACTTACCAGCTTGCCTAGTTCTGAAGTCACCGCTCTTCCTACTCCAGCAGGTGATGGAGAAGCAATGCAGGTAGAAGTGGCCAATGCTGCATCCAAAGAAGACACAAATCCTCCCTCACAAGAGACTCCCATGGAAGAGGCAATCCGCATGACCCGTGGCAGGTTGAGAAAAAGAGCTGCTGCTGCTGGTCCCTCAATTCGTTAG
- the LOC103703881 gene encoding putative HVA22-like protein g isoform X12 yields MMGSFVTRALVLVLGYAYPAYECFKAVELNKPEVEQLIFWCQYWILVAALTVFERVGESFISWVPMYNEAKLASFVYLWYPKTKGTTYVYETFFRPYVAKHENEIDRNLLELRTRAGDIVALYWQKTASYGQTRLFEVLQYIASQSPSQSSRSHPVQIRRMASTTAARQQTVSQEHQQQTCAPSNPTKRQLQEPAPLVAQPPASPALTSLPSSEVTALPTPAGDGEAMQVEVANAASKEDTNPPSQETPMEEAIRMTRGRLRKRAAAAGPSIR; encoded by the exons ATGATGGGAAGTTTTGTTACAAGAGCCTTGGT ATTGGTCCTTGGCTATGCTTATCCGGCCTATGAATGCTTCAAAGCTGTGGAGTTGAACAAGCCAGAGGTTGAACAGCTGATATTCTGGTGTCAGTATTG GATTTTAGTTGCTGCACTGACCGTCTTTGAGAGGGTTGGAGAATCTTTTATTTCATG GGTACCAATGTACAACGAGGCAAAGCTGGCATCCTTTGTATATCTTTGGTACCCAAAAACAAAG GGAACCACATATGTCTATGAAACTTTCTTTCGGCCATATGTTGCAAAGCATGAGAATGAAATAGATCGTAACTTACTTGAGCTGAGAACGAGAGCTGGGGATATTGTTGCCCTTTATTGGCAAAAGACTGCAAGCTATGGCCAGACAAGGCTTTTTGAAGTCTTACAGTACATTGCTTCGCAGTCACCCTCGCAGTCATCGAGATCACACCCTGTCCAG ATCCGCCGAATGGCATCTACGACGGCTGCTCGCCAACAAACAGTCTCACAAGAGCATCAACAGCAAACATGTGCACCATCCAACCCCACTAAGAGGCAGTTGCAAGAACCAGCCCCTCTGGTTGCCCAGCCGCCAGCCTCACCAGCACTTACCAGCTTGCCTAGTTCTGAAGTCACCGCTCTTCCTACTCCAGCAGGTGATGGAGAAGCAATGCAGGTAGAAGTGGCCAATGCTGCATCCAAAGAAGACACAAATCCTCCCTCACAAGAGACTCCCATGGAAGAGGCAATCCGCATGACCCGTGGCAGGTTGAGAAAAAGAGCTGCTGCTGCTGGTCCCTCAATTCGTTAG
- the LOC103703881 gene encoding putative HVA22-like protein g isoform X7: protein MMGSFVTRALVLVLGYAYPAYECFKAVELNKPEVEQLIFWCQYWYVLVACRWKDFIFNPIFWSLVGLKGDLSILIHFSRILVAALTVFERVGESFISWVPMYNEAKLASFVYLWYPKTKGTTYVYETFFRPYVAKHENEIDRNLLELRTRAGDIVALYWQKTASYGQTRLFEVLQYIASQSPSQSSRSHPVQPRQIRRMASTTAARQQTVSQEHQQQTCAPSNPTKRQLQEPAPLVAQPPASPAGDGEAMQVEVANAASKEDTNPPSQETPMEEAIRMTRGRLRKRAAAAGPSIR from the exons ATGATGGGAAGTTTTGTTACAAGAGCCTTGGT ATTGGTCCTTGGCTATGCTTATCCGGCCTATGAATGCTTCAAAGCTGTGGAGTTGAACAAGCCAGAGGTTGAACAGCTGATATTCTGGTGTCAGTATTGGTACGTTCTTGTTGCTTGTCGGTGGAAAGATTTTATTTTCAATCCTATCTTCTGGTCACTTGTGGGACTAAAAGGAGACCTTTCGATTTTAATTCATTTTTCTAGGATTTTAGTTGCTGCACTGACCGTCTTTGAGAGGGTTGGAGAATCTTTTATTTCATG GGTACCAATGTACAACGAGGCAAAGCTGGCATCCTTTGTATATCTTTGGTACCCAAAAACAAAG GGAACCACATATGTCTATGAAACTTTCTTTCGGCCATATGTTGCAAAGCATGAGAATGAAATAGATCGTAACTTACTTGAGCTGAGAACGAGAGCTGGGGATATTGTTGCCCTTTATTGGCAAAAGACTGCAAGCTATGGCCAGACAAGGCTTTTTGAAGTCTTACAGTACATTGCTTCGCAGTCACCCTCGCAGTCATCGAGATCACACCCTGTCCAG CCTCGGCAGATCCGCCGAATGGCATCTACGACGGCTGCTCGCCAACAAACAGTCTCACAAGAGCATCAACAGCAAACATGTGCACCATCCAACCCCACTAAGAGGCAGTTGCAAGAACCAGCCCCTCTGGTTGCCCAGCCGCCAGCCTCA CCAGCAGGTGATGGAGAAGCAATGCAGGTAGAAGTGGCCAATGCTGCATCCAAAGAAGACACAAATCCTCCCTCACAAGAGACTCCCATGGAAGAGGCAATCCGCATGACCCGTGGCAGGTTGAGAAAAAGAGCTGCTGCTGCTGGTCCCTCAATTCGTTAG